In Chloroflexota bacterium, a single genomic region encodes these proteins:
- a CDS encoding sodium:calcium antiporter has protein sequence MVWLQFIVCAGFIVVAGNQLSHYGDVLAEKSGLGRSWIGAVLLASVTSLPELITGTSAIALVGEPDLAVGGILGSCLFNLVLLALLDLIYQPRAALNDAHEGHTLSAGFGILLIGLTSTRLLAGKTWHEWTLGWVAPTSLVILLVYLASQRMLFAFEQRSMANGARDMTTNYTHIATRRAVIIFSLAALAIVALGVWLAFIGEDIARTTGLDASFVGNVFLAISTSLPEVVVTIAAARMKAVDLAVGNVLGSNVFNIAILAVYDFAYTRGSIWEFVSPIHAVAGLGAIVMTAVAIISLTYRASTRVTRHVTWDAALLIALYLANVSLLYLLGSA, from the coding sequence ATGGTCTGGCTCCAATTCATCGTCTGCGCCGGTTTCATCGTTGTCGCAGGCAATCAACTCTCACATTATGGCGACGTACTGGCAGAGAAATCCGGCTTGGGACGTTCTTGGATTGGAGCCGTCTTGCTTGCCAGCGTCACGTCGTTGCCCGAACTCATCACCGGCACAAGCGCGATCGCGCTCGTCGGTGAACCCGACCTTGCCGTCGGTGGCATTCTCGGCAGTTGCCTCTTCAACCTCGTCCTCCTCGCGTTGCTCGATTTGATCTATCAACCGCGCGCCGCGTTGAACGACGCGCACGAAGGTCATACGCTTTCCGCCGGTTTCGGCATTCTGCTCATCGGTTTGACTTCGACGCGTCTCTTAGCCGGCAAAACCTGGCACGAGTGGACGCTCGGCTGGGTCGCACCGACGAGTTTGGTTATCTTGCTCGTCTATTTGGCAAGCCAACGGATGCTCTTTGCGTTCGAGCAACGTAGCATGGCGAACGGCGCACGCGACATGACGACGAATTACACGCACATCGCCACACGGCGCGCGGTGATCATCTTTTCCCTTGCCGCTCTCGCGATCGTCGCGCTCGGCGTGTGGCTCGCGTTTATCGGCGAAGACATTGCGCGCACGACCGGTTTGGACGCGAGTTTCGTCGGCAACGTGTTCCTCGCGATCAGCACCTCGCTTCCCGAAGTCGTCGTGACGATTGCCGCCGCGCGGATGAAAGCCGTAGACCTCGCGGTGGGCAACGTGCTCGGCAGTAACGTATTCAATATCGCGATCCTCGCGGTGTACGATTTCGCGTACACGCGCGGCTCGATCTGGGAATTTGTTTCGCCGATTCACGCCGTCGCCGGTCTCGGCGCTATCGTCATGACCGCAGTCGCGATCATCAGTCTTACCTACCGCGCGTCCACGCGCGTGACCCGGCACGTGACGTGGGACGCGGCGCTCCTCATCGCGCTCTACCTAG